Proteins found in one Oncorhynchus mykiss isolate Arlee chromosome 3, USDA_OmykA_1.1, whole genome shotgun sequence genomic segment:
- the pnisr gene encoding arginine/serine-rich protein PNISR isoform X1: MWDQGGQPWPQWPMNQQQWMQSFQHQQDPSQVDWAALAQAWIAQKESTGPSVDQQNIHPNGQDIPGMDPVMPNNHGSFQGDANFGRLWQPEWGMHGQPPPPPPPIDQVWIPPGTGPMGTGPMDVVAPSEDSNSQDSLEFSEGHHRVYPQNSHGFGGQPDNYAMNPMAINQFDYQHGAVATYGPTSTGFHPPYWQQGPPQNRRDRPPGFRDRQRSPIQIPKQDAPAAALAFPGTQENRHAHTASNDLALLSDAVKRRTLPAWIREGLEKMDREKQKKLEKERMEKQRAEMAKDEDKESDAVDEGGDGPRLPRKSKFDSDDEEGDEEEREDEDRVLTRKQELASRSPSPPLEDKSEPEMTEEEREFQLMIVTKTLLTEILLEVTNEEIQTVAKETHRKATKAPAKQLAQSSALTSLIGIGGLGDYGSDLSEDEEEHSAQASESSDTDEEELHHRIREKIDAFRRKERELQERQAQEAQHAREEMALDRVSRERGDYDEGQLESLHKQEVREREAEPTAERRRSRSEPEVSNEVRQVGRGKERGIVRGTSGSPSNGRSSSSHSSSSSASSQSSSFSSSSSASSRSSSPSSSPRRKRRRSRSSSHRARGGRRSHSRGSHRRHGERSGDKARERRKGSRNHSAERSARHRNRSHSRERRVSRGGKSRSKDRASRSKSRDKERDRDRKRSRERRDSHSRSKSRDKERDRDRKRSRDRRDSHSSKHKQKASSKDRDRKKDRSGSHDKKEKEKKEKEKESDRKKERQKAKEKEREKEKGKEKERGKEKERDREVSSVVAEESNGKSKKRKESSDHTDPQGDKHSHQGSKASKKGSAKSSKRYSDSESSRSQTPELSKEKKSKKSKRSRSRSTEKSHKSGKKASRKNKSKSRSRSTSPARRRR; the protein is encoded by the exons ATGTGGGACCAGGGTGGACAGCCTTGGCCGCAATGGCCTATGAACCAGCAGCAGTGGATGCAGTCCTTCCAGCACCAGCAAGATCCAA GCCAAGTGGACTGGGCAGCACTGGCCCAGGCCTGGATTGCTCAGAAAGAGTCTACAGGCCCTTCAGTAGACCAACAGAACATTCATCCTAATGGACAGGACATCCCTGGCATGGATCCTGTGATGCCCAATAACCATGGCTCCTTCCAGGGCGACGCCAATTTTGGCAGATTGTGGCAACCTG AATGGGGGATGCACGGtcagccccctcctcctcctcctcccatagACCAGGTGTGGATCCCCCCAGGAACAGGACCTATGGGGACTGGACCTATGGATGTGGTGGCTCCCTCTGAGGACAGCAACAGCCAGGACAGTCTAGAGTTCTCTGAAGGCCACCACAGGGTCTACCCCCAGAACAGCCACGGCTTCGGGGGTCAGCCCGACAACTACGCCATGAACCCAATGGCCATAAACCAGTTTGATTATCAG catGGGGCGGTTGCCACCTACGGCCCCACATCCACAGGGTTCCACCCTCCATACTGGCAACAGGGTCCCCCACAGAACAGACGGGACAGGCCCCCTGGCTTTAGGGATCGCCAGAGGTCCCCCATCCAGATCCCCAAACAAGATGCTCCTGCTGCCGCCCTCG CTTTCCCAGGCACGCAGGaaaacagacacgcacacacagcatcCAATGACCTGGCTCTCCTCTCAGATGCTGTGAAGAGGCGCACCCTGCCGGCCTGGATCCGAGAGGGCCTGGAGAAGAtggacagggagaaacagaagaaGTTGGAGAAGGAGCGCATGGAGAAACAGCGTGCTGAAATGGCTAAAGATGAAGACAAAGAGAGCGACGCGGTGGACGAGGGAGGAGATGGGCCTCGTTTACCCCGCAAGAGTAAATTT GACAGTGATGATGAAGAGGgtgatgaagaggagagggaagatgaggACCGGGTCCTGACCAGGAAGCAGGAACTGGCCAGCAGGAGCCCGTCACCTCCCCTTGAGGACAAGAGCGAACCAGAGatgactgaggaggagagagagttccAGCTG ATGATTGTGACTAAAACTCTGCTGACGGAAATCCTGCTGGAGGTCACCAACGAAGAGATCCAAACTGTGGCCAAAGAGACTCACCGCAAAGCCACCAAAG CGCCTGCCAAACAGCTGGCACAGTCAAGTGCACTGACTTCTCTGATCGGCATTG GTGGACTTGGAGACTATGGCTCGGACTTGAGTGAGGACGAGGAGGAGCACAGCGCCCAGGCGTCCGAGTCCTCCGACACGGACGAGGAGGAGCTGCACCACCGTATCCGGGAGAAGATAGACGCCTTCCGACGTAAGGAGAGGGAGCTGCAGGAGAGACAAGCGCAGGAGGCGCAGCACGCACGTG AAGAGATGGCACTGGAcagagtgagcagagagagaggggattatGATGAGGGCCAGTTAGAGAGCCTccacaaacaggaagtgagagagagggaggcggaaCCCACAGCAGAGAGACGCAGGTCCCGCAGTGAGCCTGAGGTTAGCAACGAGGTCAGGCAGGTGGGTCGGGGTAAGGAGCGTGGCATAGTGCGGGGCACCAGCGGTTCCCCCAGCAACGGACGCAGCAGCAGCTCCCACTCCAGCTCCAGCAGTGCCAGCAGCCAATCGTCTTCCTTCTCCTCATCATCCTCAGCCTCCTCACGCTCCTCTTCGCCCTCCTCCTCGCCCCGGAGGAAGAGGAGGCGCAGCCGCTCCTCCTCGCACAGGGCCCGCGGTGGCCGGCGCAGCCACAGTCGCGGCTCCCACAGACGTCACGGGGAGCGCAGCGGCGACAAGGCccgggagaggaggaagggcagTCGGAACCACAGCGCAGAGCGCTCTGCCCGCCACCGGAACCGCAGCCACTCTCGAGAGCGAAGGGTCAGCAGGGGAGGCAAGAGCAGGTCCAAGGACAGGGCCAGCCGCAGCAAGAGCAgggacaaggagagggacagagacaggaagaggagtaGGGAGCGCAGGGACAGTCACAGCCGCAGCAAGAGCAgggacaaggagagggacagagacaggaagaggagcaGGGACCGCAGGGACAGTCACAGCAGCAAGCACAAGCAGAAAGCCTCCAGCAAGGATAGGGACCGGAAGAAAGACCGTAGCGGCAGCCACGacaagaaggagaaagagaagaaggagaaggagaaagagtcAGATaggaagaaggagaggcagaAAGCCAAAGAGAAAGAGCGGGaaaaggagaaagggaaggaaaaggagagggggaaggagaaagagagggatagggaggtgAGCTCTGTGGTGGCGGAGGAAAGCAATGGAAAATCCAAGAAAAGGAAAGAAAGCAGCGATCACACAGACCCTCAAGGTGACAAGCACTCCCATCAGGGTAGCAAGGCTAGCAAGAAGGGCTCCGCCAAATCTAGCAAGAGGTACTCCGACTCGGAGTCGAGCAGGTCCCAAACCCCCGAGCTTAGCAAGGAAAAGAAGTCTAAGAAATCCAAACGTAGTCGCTCAAGATCAACGGAAAAATCTCACAAGTCTGGTAAGAAGGCAAGCCGCAAAAACAAGTCTAAGTCACGATCAAG GTCCACGTCTCCCGCCAGGCGTAGGCGTTGA
- the pnisr gene encoding arginine/serine-rich protein PNISR isoform X2 produces MWDQGGQPWPQWPMNQQQWMQSFQHQQDPSQVDWAALAQAWIAQKESTGPSVDQQNIHPNGQDIPGMDPVMPNNHGSFQGDANFGRLWQPEWGMHGQPPPPPPPIDQVWIPPGTGPMGTGPMDVVAPSEDSNSQDSLEFSEGHHRVYPQNSHGFGGQPDNYAMNPMAINQFDYQHGAVATYGPTSTGFHPPYWQQGPPQNRRDRPPGFRDRQRSPIQIPKQDAPAAALAFPGTQENRHAHTASNDLALLSDAVKRRTLPAWIREGLEKMDREKQKKLEKERMEKQRAEMAKDEDKESDAVDEGGDGPRLPRKSKFDSDDEEGDEEEREDEDRVLTRKQELASRSPSPPLEDKSEPEMTEEEREFQLMIVTKTLLTEILLEVTNEEIQTVAKETHRKATKAPAKQLAQSSALTSLIGIGGLGDYGSDLSEDEEEHSAQASESSDTDEEELHHRIREKIDAFRRKERELQERQAQEAQHAREMALDRVSRERGDYDEGQLESLHKQEVREREAEPTAERRRSRSEPEVSNEVRQVGRGKERGIVRGTSGSPSNGRSSSSHSSSSSASSQSSSFSSSSSASSRSSSPSSSPRRKRRRSRSSSHRARGGRRSHSRGSHRRHGERSGDKARERRKGSRNHSAERSARHRNRSHSRERRVSRGGKSRSKDRASRSKSRDKERDRDRKRSRERRDSHSRSKSRDKERDRDRKRSRDRRDSHSSKHKQKASSKDRDRKKDRSGSHDKKEKEKKEKEKESDRKKERQKAKEKEREKEKGKEKERGKEKERDREVSSVVAEESNGKSKKRKESSDHTDPQGDKHSHQGSKASKKGSAKSSKRYSDSESSRSQTPELSKEKKSKKSKRSRSRSTEKSHKSGKKASRKNKSKSRSRSTSPARRRR; encoded by the exons ATGTGGGACCAGGGTGGACAGCCTTGGCCGCAATGGCCTATGAACCAGCAGCAGTGGATGCAGTCCTTCCAGCACCAGCAAGATCCAA GCCAAGTGGACTGGGCAGCACTGGCCCAGGCCTGGATTGCTCAGAAAGAGTCTACAGGCCCTTCAGTAGACCAACAGAACATTCATCCTAATGGACAGGACATCCCTGGCATGGATCCTGTGATGCCCAATAACCATGGCTCCTTCCAGGGCGACGCCAATTTTGGCAGATTGTGGCAACCTG AATGGGGGATGCACGGtcagccccctcctcctcctcctcccatagACCAGGTGTGGATCCCCCCAGGAACAGGACCTATGGGGACTGGACCTATGGATGTGGTGGCTCCCTCTGAGGACAGCAACAGCCAGGACAGTCTAGAGTTCTCTGAAGGCCACCACAGGGTCTACCCCCAGAACAGCCACGGCTTCGGGGGTCAGCCCGACAACTACGCCATGAACCCAATGGCCATAAACCAGTTTGATTATCAG catGGGGCGGTTGCCACCTACGGCCCCACATCCACAGGGTTCCACCCTCCATACTGGCAACAGGGTCCCCCACAGAACAGACGGGACAGGCCCCCTGGCTTTAGGGATCGCCAGAGGTCCCCCATCCAGATCCCCAAACAAGATGCTCCTGCTGCCGCCCTCG CTTTCCCAGGCACGCAGGaaaacagacacgcacacacagcatcCAATGACCTGGCTCTCCTCTCAGATGCTGTGAAGAGGCGCACCCTGCCGGCCTGGATCCGAGAGGGCCTGGAGAAGAtggacagggagaaacagaagaaGTTGGAGAAGGAGCGCATGGAGAAACAGCGTGCTGAAATGGCTAAAGATGAAGACAAAGAGAGCGACGCGGTGGACGAGGGAGGAGATGGGCCTCGTTTACCCCGCAAGAGTAAATTT GACAGTGATGATGAAGAGGgtgatgaagaggagagggaagatgaggACCGGGTCCTGACCAGGAAGCAGGAACTGGCCAGCAGGAGCCCGTCACCTCCCCTTGAGGACAAGAGCGAACCAGAGatgactgaggaggagagagagttccAGCTG ATGATTGTGACTAAAACTCTGCTGACGGAAATCCTGCTGGAGGTCACCAACGAAGAGATCCAAACTGTGGCCAAAGAGACTCACCGCAAAGCCACCAAAG CGCCTGCCAAACAGCTGGCACAGTCAAGTGCACTGACTTCTCTGATCGGCATTG GTGGACTTGGAGACTATGGCTCGGACTTGAGTGAGGACGAGGAGGAGCACAGCGCCCAGGCGTCCGAGTCCTCCGACACGGACGAGGAGGAGCTGCACCACCGTATCCGGGAGAAGATAGACGCCTTCCGACGTAAGGAGAGGGAGCTGCAGGAGAGACAAGCGCAGGAGGCGCAGCACGCACGTG AGATGGCACTGGAcagagtgagcagagagagaggggattatGATGAGGGCCAGTTAGAGAGCCTccacaaacaggaagtgagagagagggaggcggaaCCCACAGCAGAGAGACGCAGGTCCCGCAGTGAGCCTGAGGTTAGCAACGAGGTCAGGCAGGTGGGTCGGGGTAAGGAGCGTGGCATAGTGCGGGGCACCAGCGGTTCCCCCAGCAACGGACGCAGCAGCAGCTCCCACTCCAGCTCCAGCAGTGCCAGCAGCCAATCGTCTTCCTTCTCCTCATCATCCTCAGCCTCCTCACGCTCCTCTTCGCCCTCCTCCTCGCCCCGGAGGAAGAGGAGGCGCAGCCGCTCCTCCTCGCACAGGGCCCGCGGTGGCCGGCGCAGCCACAGTCGCGGCTCCCACAGACGTCACGGGGAGCGCAGCGGCGACAAGGCccgggagaggaggaagggcagTCGGAACCACAGCGCAGAGCGCTCTGCCCGCCACCGGAACCGCAGCCACTCTCGAGAGCGAAGGGTCAGCAGGGGAGGCAAGAGCAGGTCCAAGGACAGGGCCAGCCGCAGCAAGAGCAgggacaaggagagggacagagacaggaagaggagtaGGGAGCGCAGGGACAGTCACAGCCGCAGCAAGAGCAgggacaaggagagggacagagacaggaagaggagcaGGGACCGCAGGGACAGTCACAGCAGCAAGCACAAGCAGAAAGCCTCCAGCAAGGATAGGGACCGGAAGAAAGACCGTAGCGGCAGCCACGacaagaaggagaaagagaagaaggagaaggagaaagagtcAGATaggaagaaggagaggcagaAAGCCAAAGAGAAAGAGCGGGaaaaggagaaagggaaggaaaaggagagggggaaggagaaagagagggatagggaggtgAGCTCTGTGGTGGCGGAGGAAAGCAATGGAAAATCCAAGAAAAGGAAAGAAAGCAGCGATCACACAGACCCTCAAGGTGACAAGCACTCCCATCAGGGTAGCAAGGCTAGCAAGAAGGGCTCCGCCAAATCTAGCAAGAGGTACTCCGACTCGGAGTCGAGCAGGTCCCAAACCCCCGAGCTTAGCAAGGAAAAGAAGTCTAAGAAATCCAAACGTAGTCGCTCAAGATCAACGGAAAAATCTCACAAGTCTGGTAAGAAGGCAAGCCGCAAAAACAAGTCTAAGTCACGATCAAG GTCCACGTCTCCCGCCAGGCGTAGGCGTTGA